In one Inquilinus sp. Marseille-Q2685 genomic region, the following are encoded:
- a CDS encoding aminopeptidase P family protein, producing the protein MTTDLADALAAAAADTGGRYDAAGLQELLEGVIAAPAALDDREWMELAVPGATEAQAKRLRAAKAAVAAARRPAGPKPAERLAALRGVLARLGLDAYVVPHADEHQGEYLPARAERLAWLTGFTGSAGIAVVTAERAAIFIDGRYTIQAEQQTDPALWERRHLHQEPHEAWLAEALPKGGRAGYDPRLVTVSWVEKARKAVEAAGGSLVAVEENPIDTLWTDQPPAPISPTIVQALDVAGKDARDKRAEIAEALRRDRLDAVVLTAPESVAWLLNLRGADVPHTPLPLSFAVLHSDGLVDLFIDRRKLVPGVDTHLGNEVAIQPPSSLGQALEGLGRAGKAVRIDAASASAWVQDRLKGAKVDVGADPCALPRARKNAVELEGTREAHRRDAAAVSRFLAWLAREAPSGKLDEAGAAAKLLEFRVATGALRDLSFDTISAAGPNAALPHYRFSAESNRRIEPGNVYLVDSGGQYRDGTTDITRTIIVGSPTEEMRRNFTLVLKGHIAISTLRFPKGTTGSQIDAFARRPLWEHGLDYDHGTGHGVGSYLSVHEGPARIAKTPNTIALEPGMILSNEPGYYAAGRYGIRTETLVVVQPCAELSDDTRTFYEFETITFAPIDLNLVDPALLTAEERAWLDAYHAQVRDIVGPQLEGEDRAWLEQATRPVG; encoded by the coding sequence ATGACCACCGATCTCGCCGATGCCCTCGCCGCCGCGGCTGCCGACACCGGCGGCCGCTACGACGCCGCCGGGCTGCAGGAGCTGCTGGAGGGCGTGATCGCCGCGCCCGCGGCGCTGGACGACCGGGAGTGGATGGAGCTGGCGGTGCCGGGCGCGACCGAGGCCCAGGCCAAGCGGCTGCGCGCCGCAAAAGCCGCGGTCGCCGCCGCCCGCCGGCCGGCCGGGCCGAAGCCGGCGGAGCGGCTGGCCGCGCTGCGCGGCGTGCTGGCGCGCCTCGGCCTTGACGCCTATGTCGTGCCGCATGCCGACGAGCATCAGGGCGAGTACCTGCCGGCCCGGGCCGAGCGCTTGGCCTGGCTGACCGGCTTCACCGGCTCCGCCGGCATCGCCGTCGTCACCGCCGAGCGCGCGGCGATCTTCATCGACGGCCGCTACACCATCCAGGCCGAGCAGCAGACCGACCCGGCGCTGTGGGAGCGGCGGCACCTGCACCAGGAGCCGCACGAGGCTTGGCTGGCCGAGGCGCTGCCGAAGGGCGGCCGCGCCGGCTACGACCCGCGCCTGGTCACGGTCTCCTGGGTCGAGAAGGCGCGCAAGGCGGTGGAGGCCGCGGGCGGCTCTCTGGTGGCGGTCGAGGAGAACCCGATCGACACGCTGTGGACCGACCAGCCGCCGGCCCCGATTTCCCCCACCATCGTCCAGGCGCTGGATGTGGCCGGCAAGGACGCGCGCGACAAGCGGGCCGAGATCGCCGAGGCGCTGCGGCGCGACCGGCTTGACGCGGTGGTGCTGACCGCGCCGGAGAGCGTCGCCTGGCTGTTGAACCTGCGCGGCGCCGACGTGCCGCACACGCCGCTGCCCCTGTCCTTCGCCGTGCTGCATTCCGACGGGCTGGTCGACCTGTTCATCGACCGGCGCAAGCTGGTGCCGGGCGTCGACACCCATCTCGGCAACGAGGTGGCGATTCAGCCGCCGTCCAGCCTCGGCCAGGCGCTGGAAGGCCTGGGCCGCGCCGGCAAGGCGGTGCGGATCGACGCCGCCTCGGCCAGCGCCTGGGTGCAGGACCGGCTGAAGGGCGCCAAGGTCGATGTCGGCGCCGACCCCTGCGCCCTGCCCCGCGCCCGCAAGAACGCGGTGGAGCTGGAGGGCACCCGCGAAGCCCATCGCCGCGACGCCGCCGCGGTCAGCCGCTTCCTGGCCTGGCTGGCGCGCGAGGCGCCGTCCGGCAAACTGGACGAGGCCGGCGCCGCGGCGAAGCTGCTGGAGTTCCGGGTGGCCACCGGCGCGCTGCGCGACCTCAGCTTCGACACCATCTCCGCCGCCGGGCCGAACGCCGCCCTGCCCCACTACCGCTTCAGCGCCGAGAGCAACCGGCGGATCGAGCCCGGCAACGTCTATCTGGTCGACAGCGGCGGGCAGTACCGCGACGGCACCACCGACATCACCCGCACCATCATCGTGGGATCGCCGACGGAGGAGATGCGGCGCAACTTCACCTTGGTGCTGAAGGGCCATATCGCGATCTCGACCCTGCGCTTCCCGAAGGGCACCACCGGCTCGCAGATCGACGCCTTCGCCCGCCGGCCGCTGTGGGAGCATGGCCTCGACTACGACCACGGCACCGGCCACGGCGTCGGCAGCTATCTCAGCGTTCACGAGGGGCCGGCGCGGATCGCCAAGACGCCGAACACGATCGCGCTGGAGCCGGGCATGATCCTGTCGAACGAGCCCGGCTACTACGCCGCCGGCCGCTACGGCATCCGCACCGAGACGCTGGTGGTGGTGCAGCCCTGCGCGGAGCTGAGCGACGACACCCGGACTTTCTACGAGTTCGAGACCATCACCTTCGCCCCGATCGACCTGAACCTGGTCGACCCGGCGCTGCTGACCGCGGAGGAGCGCGCCTGGCTGGACGCCTACCACGCCCAGGTGCGCGACATCGTCGGCCCGCAGCTGGAGGGCGAGGACCGCGCCTGGCTGGAGCAGGCGACAAGGCCGGTCGGATAG
- a CDS encoding DUF1127 domain-containing protein gives MGYQLLATLIRGFFRIRGGIDRSLTYHELMELTDRQLEDIGLTRNLIETVLVQGDDDVAAMLPEGAVRASLQRAANTNRLASVA, from the coding sequence ATGGGATACCAGCTTCTCGCCACTCTCATCCGCGGCTTCTTCCGGATCCGCGGTGGCATCGACCGCAGCCTGACCTATCACGAGCTGATGGAGCTGACCGACCGGCAGCTCGAGGACATCGGCTTGACCCGCAACCTGATCGAGACGGTGCTGGTGCAGGGCGACGACGATGTCGCCGCCATGCTGCCGGAAGGCGCCGTGCGCGCCTCGCTGCAGCGCGCCGCCAACACCAACCGGCTCGCCAGCGTGGCCTGA
- a CDS encoding PPC domain-containing DNA-binding protein, which produces MIVKQLHAADGQRVFAVILETGEAVMENLQRFAEAERLTAAQITGIGAFSEAGLRYFDWERKEYLPIPVKEQVEVASLIGDVAVSPEGKPALHVHLVLGRRDGTALAGHLAEARVRPTLELIVTEAPAHLRKALDPDSGLALIRA; this is translated from the coding sequence ATGATCGTCAAGCAGCTGCACGCGGCCGACGGCCAGAGGGTCTTCGCCGTCATCCTCGAGACCGGGGAGGCGGTGATGGAGAACCTGCAGCGCTTCGCCGAGGCGGAGCGGCTGACCGCGGCCCAGATCACCGGCATCGGCGCCTTCAGCGAGGCCGGGCTGCGCTATTTCGACTGGGAGCGGAAGGAGTACCTGCCGATCCCGGTGAAGGAGCAGGTCGAGGTGGCGTCGCTAATCGGCGACGTCGCGGTGTCGCCCGAAGGCAAGCCGGCGCTGCATGTGCATCTGGTGCTCGGCCGCCGTGACGGCACGGCCCTGGCCGGCCACCTGGCCGAGGCCCGGGTGCGGCCGACGCTGGAGCTGATCGTGACCGAGGCACCGGCCCATCTGCGCAAGGCGCTCGACCCGGACAGCGGGCTCGCTTTGATCCGGGCGTGA
- a CDS encoding MFS transporter, whose amino-acid sequence MTAVLSSVAALLAGVGLMLCGNGLQAVLVAVRATDAGFGTVVTGLLGSGYYAGFVLGCLFGPHLVRRAGHVRTFAAVAALAAAVALSFPQLVHPAPWIVLRGGTGFCFAVVFMVIESWLNEQATSRTRGTVLSLYTIVTLVAITIGQMLLGVEAGNPMAAFTWIAIMICLAVLPIAMTRVAAPPPPQTVRLRLARLAATSPVGAAACLVVGIANAAFWSLGPVFAQARGFDAATVALFMSVGVLGGAVGQWPLGRLSDRVDRRWTIVISGIGTAAAGAALLAVDGLPETAVIGLAFLYGAFSLPLYPLALAHTFDQVKAGEFVETSSGLLLIYAVGAVVGPVPASLLMVQLGYPTLFAFVGAVNLALVAFTLYRMGRRARAPAEARPGFVSVQPATQGAIGLDPRAPETPAAEAAER is encoded by the coding sequence ATGACCGCCGTCCTCTCTTCCGTCGCCGCGCTCCTGGCCGGGGTCGGGCTGATGCTGTGCGGCAATGGCTTGCAGGCGGTGCTGGTGGCGGTGCGGGCGACCGACGCCGGCTTCGGCACCGTGGTCACCGGCCTGCTCGGCTCCGGCTACTATGCCGGCTTCGTGCTGGGCTGCCTCTTCGGGCCCCATCTGGTGCGCCGCGCCGGCCATGTCCGCACCTTCGCGGCGGTGGCGGCGCTGGCGGCGGCGGTCGCCCTGTCCTTCCCGCAGCTGGTCCATCCGGCGCCCTGGATCGTGCTGCGCGGCGGCACCGGCTTCTGCTTCGCCGTGGTGTTCATGGTGATCGAGAGCTGGCTGAACGAGCAGGCGACCAGCCGCACCCGCGGCACCGTGCTGTCGCTCTACACCATCGTCACCCTGGTCGCGATCACCATCGGCCAGATGCTGCTGGGGGTGGAGGCCGGCAACCCGATGGCCGCCTTCACCTGGATCGCGATCATGATCTGCCTGGCGGTGCTGCCGATCGCGATGACCCGCGTCGCCGCACCGCCCCCGCCGCAGACGGTGCGGCTGCGGCTGGCCCGGCTGGCCGCGACCTCGCCGGTCGGCGCCGCGGCCTGCCTGGTGGTCGGCATCGCCAACGCCGCCTTCTGGTCGCTGGGGCCGGTCTTCGCCCAGGCGCGCGGCTTCGACGCCGCGACCGTGGCGCTGTTCATGAGCGTGGGGGTGCTGGGCGGCGCCGTCGGGCAATGGCCGCTGGGCCGGCTGTCCGACCGGGTCGACCGGCGCTGGACGATCGTGATCTCGGGGATCGGCACCGCCGCGGCCGGCGCGGCGCTGCTGGCGGTCGACGGGCTGCCGGAGACGGCGGTGATCGGCCTCGCCTTCCTGTACGGCGCCTTCTCGCTGCCGCTGTATCCGCTGGCGCTGGCGCACACCTTCGACCAGGTCAAGGCCGGGGAGTTCGTCGAGACCTCGAGCGGCCTGCTGCTGATCTACGCCGTCGGCGCCGTGGTCGGGCCGGTGCCGGCCAGCCTGCTGATGGTGCAGCTGGGATACCCGACGCTGTTCGCCTTCGTCGGCGCGGTGAACCTGGCGCTGGTCGCCTTCACCCTGTACCGGATGGGGCGGCGGGCCCGCGCCCCGGCCGAAGCACGGCCGGGCTTCGTGTCGGTGCAGCCGGCGACCCAGGGCGCCATCGGGCTCGACCCGCGGGCGCCGGAGACGCCCGCCGCCGAGGCCGCCGAACGCTGA
- a CDS encoding phytanoyl-CoA dioxygenase family protein yields the protein MLSGTQKAQYESDGYLVLEGFKPIEEIRVVRARAEAIVEAFDPGDTVSIFTTRDQERKSDEYFLTSGDKIRCFFEEEAFDEAGRLRQAKALSINKIGHALHDLDPVFDRFSRDPKLADLAADLGLAEPQIWQSMYIFKQPGIGGEVRWHQDASFFETTPISVTTFWFALEDADRSNGCLWVEPGGHRSPLRERFLLEDGATRMETLDTTPWPTDATAVPVEVKAGALVCFHGKLPHYSAPNRSPVSRHAYTLHVTDGRTAYSPRNWLRRGPEMPVRGFA from the coding sequence ATGTTGAGCGGGACGCAGAAGGCGCAGTACGAGAGCGACGGCTATCTGGTGCTGGAGGGCTTCAAGCCGATCGAGGAGATCCGCGTCGTCCGCGCCCGGGCGGAGGCGATCGTCGAGGCCTTCGACCCCGGCGACACCGTCTCGATCTTCACCACCAGGGACCAGGAACGGAAATCCGACGAGTATTTCCTGACCTCGGGCGACAAGATCCGCTGCTTCTTCGAGGAGGAGGCGTTCGACGAAGCCGGCCGGCTGCGCCAGGCCAAGGCGCTGTCGATCAACAAGATCGGCCATGCGCTGCACGATTTGGACCCGGTGTTCGACCGCTTCTCGCGCGACCCGAAGCTGGCCGACCTCGCCGCCGATCTCGGCCTGGCCGAGCCGCAGATCTGGCAGTCGATGTACATCTTCAAGCAGCCCGGCATCGGCGGCGAGGTGCGCTGGCACCAGGACGCCAGCTTCTTCGAGACCACCCCGATCAGCGTCACCACCTTCTGGTTCGCGCTGGAGGATGCCGACCGGTCGAACGGCTGCCTGTGGGTGGAGCCGGGCGGGCACCGCAGCCCCTTGCGCGAGCGCTTCCTGCTGGAGGACGGCGCGACGCGGATGGAGACGCTGGACACGACGCCCTGGCCGACCGACGCCACCGCCGTGCCGGTCGAGGTCAAGGCCGGCGCCCTGGTCTGCTTCCACGGCAAGCTGCCGCATTACAGCGCGCCGAACCGGTCGCCGGTGTCGCGCCACGCCTATACGCTGCACGTCACCGACGGCCGCACTGCCTATTCGCCGCGCAACTGGCTGCGCCGCGGGCCGGAGATGCCGGTGCGGGGTTTTGCCTGA
- a CDS encoding MFS transporter encodes MATTEIGMAAGGVAADRPDATARRALIASAVGYAMDGFDLLILGFMLSAVAAGLALSPAESGSLVTATLIGAVAGGILFGMLSDRLGRVRVLTWTILLFAVFTGLCALAQGYWDLLAYRTIAGLGLGGEFGIGMALVAETWPARYRARASSYVGLGWQAGVLAAALATPLLLPLIGWRGMFAIGLLPAIVSFIVRRTIGEPALFLDRAARPRQGNALRLLVKDARTARISFAVFILCSVQNFGYYGLMIWLPSYLSTAMGYSLTKSALWTVVTILGMCVGIGAFGHLADRIGRRPTFILFQAGAAIMVLAYAQLDSPAALLVGGAVMGLFVNGMIGGYGALMSELYPTEARATAQSVLFNLGRGVGGFGPLVVGALASQYSFSLAIALLAVIYVLDIGATLLLPETKGVELE; translated from the coding sequence ATGGCGACGACCGAAATCGGAATGGCGGCAGGCGGCGTGGCGGCGGACCGGCCGGATGCGACGGCGCGGCGGGCGCTGATCGCCTCGGCGGTCGGATACGCCATGGACGGGTTCGACCTGCTGATCCTGGGATTCATGCTGTCGGCCGTGGCCGCCGGGCTGGCGCTGAGCCCGGCCGAATCGGGGTCGCTGGTGACCGCGACGCTGATCGGCGCGGTGGCCGGCGGCATCCTGTTCGGCATGCTCAGCGACCGCCTCGGCCGGGTGCGGGTGCTGACCTGGACCATCCTGCTCTTCGCCGTCTTCACCGGCCTCTGCGCCCTGGCCCAAGGCTACTGGGACCTGCTGGCTTACCGGACCATCGCCGGGCTCGGCCTGGGCGGTGAGTTCGGCATCGGCATGGCCCTGGTGGCGGAGACCTGGCCCGCCCGTTACCGGGCCCGCGCCTCCTCCTATGTCGGGCTCGGCTGGCAGGCCGGCGTGCTGGCTGCGGCCCTGGCCACGCCACTGCTGCTGCCGCTGATCGGCTGGCGCGGCATGTTCGCGATCGGCCTGCTGCCGGCCATCGTGTCCTTCATCGTCCGCCGCACCATCGGCGAGCCGGCGCTGTTCCTCGACCGCGCCGCCCGGCCACGCCAGGGCAATGCGCTGCGCCTCCTGGTCAAGGACGCCCGCACCGCCCGGATCAGCTTCGCCGTCTTCATCCTCTGCTCGGTGCAGAACTTCGGCTATTACGGGCTGATGATCTGGCTGCCGAGCTACCTGTCGACGGCCATGGGCTATTCCCTGACCAAGTCGGCGCTGTGGACGGTGGTGACCATCCTCGGCATGTGCGTCGGCATCGGCGCCTTCGGCCATCTCGCCGACCGGATCGGCCGGCGCCCGACCTTCATCCTGTTCCAGGCTGGCGCCGCGATCATGGTCCTGGCCTACGCCCAGCTCGACTCGCCGGCGGCGCTGCTGGTCGGCGGCGCTGTGATGGGGCTGTTCGTCAACGGCATGATCGGCGGCTACGGCGCGCTGATGTCGGAGCTGTACCCGACCGAGGCGCGCGCCACGGCCCAGAGTGTGCTGTTCAACCTCGGCCGCGGCGTCGGCGGCTTCGGCCCGCTGGTGGTCGGCGCGCTGGCCTCGCAATACTCCTTCAGCCTGGCGATCGCGCTGCTGGCGGTGATCTATGTGCTCGACATCGGCGCCACGCTGCTGCTGCCGGAGACCAAGGGCGTGGAGCTGGAGTAG
- a CDS encoding CsbD family protein — MNWDQISGQWKQMKGKAKEQWGKLTDDDLDVLDGQRDQLVGRIQERYGIARDEADRQVDAWSRNLH, encoded by the coding sequence ATGAACTGGGATCAGATTTCGGGACAGTGGAAGCAGATGAAGGGCAAGGCCAAGGAGCAGTGGGGCAAGCTGACCGACGACGACCTCGACGTCCTCGACGGCCAGCGCGACCAGCTGGTCGGGCGGATCCAGGAACGCTACGGCATTGCCAGGGACGAGGCCGACCGGCAGGTCGACGCCTGGTCGCGCAACCTGCACTGA